A genomic window from Lotus japonicus ecotype B-129 chromosome 1, LjGifu_v1.2 includes:
- the LOC130713947 gene encoding amino acid permease 2-like isoform X2 has protein sequence MVEHSIDGGTSQPESKFYDDDGRIKRTGTVWTTSSHIVTAVVGSGVLSLAWAIAQMGWVAGTVAMLFFSVITWYTSALLADCYRYGDQNMRKRSYSFMEAVQNILGTTNAKICGIVQYSNLYGTAIGYTIAGALSMMTIKRTDCQHSSGGKDPCPISSNPYMISFGVIQIFFSQIPDFHQTWWLSILAAIMSFTYSLISLYLGITKIAENGTIKGSLTGVSIGTVTKAEKVWGTFQALGDIAFAYSFSQILIEIQDTIKNPPCEAKTMKKATKISIGVITTFYMLCGCSGYAGFGDAAPGNLLTGFGYSKAYWLIDIANAAIAIHLVGAYQVYAQPLFAFVEKGTVKRFPKVNKQYKIPLPGGFAPYNLNLFRLIWRTLFVISTTFIAMLIPFFNDVLGLLGALGFWPLTVYFPVEMYITQKKIPKWSRRWIGLQIISVVCLVVSAVSVVGSVASIVVDLKKYKPFVTNF, from the exons ATGGTGGAGCACTCCATAGATGGTGGCACTTCACAGCCCGAATCCAAATTTTATGATGATGATGGCCGTATTAAGCGAACAG GAACCGTTTGGACTACAAGCTCGCACATTGTAACCGCGGTTGTAGGATCTGGGGTTCTGTCCTTAGCATGGGCCATAGCTCAGATGGGTTGGGTTGCTGGTACTGTTGCAATGCTCTTCTTCAGTGTCATCACTTGGTATACTTCAGCACTTCTAGCTGATTGTTATCGTTATGGAGACcaaaatatgagaaagagaAGCTATTCTTTCATGGAAGCAGTTCAGAATATTCTTG GTACTACCAATGCTAAGATTTGTGGGATAGTCCAGTACTCGAATCTTTACGGCACTGCAATAGGATACACAATTGCGGGTGCCCTTAGCATGAT GACGATAAAAAGGACTGACTGTCAACATTCCTCAGGCGGAAAAGACCCATGTCCCATTTCAAGCAACCCATATATGATCAGTTTTGGAGTAATCCAAATTTTCTTTTCTCAAATTCCAGATTTTCATCAAACATGGTGGCTCTCAATACTTGCAGCAATCATGTCTTTCACTTATTCCTTAATTAGTCTCTATCTGGGAATTACTAAAATTGCAG AGAATGGTACCATCAAGGGTAGTCTCACGGGAGTTAGTATTGGTACGGTGACAAAAGCTGAAAAAGTATGGGGAACTTTCCAAGCTCTTGGTGACATAGCCTTCGCCTATTCATTCTCTCAAATTCTCATTGAAATTCAG GACACCATTAAAAACCCACCATGTGAAGCTAAAACAATGAAGAAGGCTACAAAGATAAGTATTGGAGTTATCACAACATTTTACATGCTTTGTGGGTGCTCTGGCTATGCTGGTTTTGGAGACGCAGCACCTGGGAATCTGCTCACTGGATTTGGCTACTCTAAAGCATATTGGCTTATAGACATTGCTAATGCAGCCATTGCAATTCACCTTGTGGGAGCATACCAAGTGTATGCCCAACCCCTCTTTGCATTTGTTGAGAAAGGGACAGTGAAAAGGTTTCCCAAAGTTAACAAGCAATACAAAATTCCATTACCTGGTGGTTTTGCTCCCTACAATCTGAATTTATTTAGATTGATTTGGAGAACCTTATTTGTTATCTCAACCACTTTTATAGCAATGTTGATTCCATTCTTCAATGACGTTTTGGGGTTGCTTGGAGCATTGGGATTTTGGCCTTTAACAGTTTATTTCCCAGTGGAGATGTATATCACACAAAAGAAGATCCCAAAATGGAGTAGGAGATGGATTGGTCTGCAAATTATAAGTGTTGTCTGTCTTGTAGTATCAGCTGTTTCTGTCGTTGGCTCAGTGGCTAGTATAGTGGTTGACCTAAAAAAATACAAACCTTTTGTCACAAACTTTTAA
- the LOC130713947 gene encoding amino acid permease 3-like isoform X1, whose protein sequence is MVGNLSRTNLSHPRNLDMVEHSIDGGTSQPESKFYDDDGRIKRTGTVWTTSSHIVTAVVGSGVLSLAWAIAQMGWVAGTVAMLFFSVITWYTSALLADCYRYGDQNMRKRSYSFMEAVQNILGTTNAKICGIVQYSNLYGTAIGYTIAGALSMMTIKRTDCQHSSGGKDPCPISSNPYMISFGVIQIFFSQIPDFHQTWWLSILAAIMSFTYSLISLYLGITKIAENGTIKGSLTGVSIGTVTKAEKVWGTFQALGDIAFAYSFSQILIEIQDTIKNPPCEAKTMKKATKISIGVITTFYMLCGCSGYAGFGDAAPGNLLTGFGYSKAYWLIDIANAAIAIHLVGAYQVYAQPLFAFVEKGTVKRFPKVNKQYKIPLPGGFAPYNLNLFRLIWRTLFVISTTFIAMLIPFFNDVLGLLGALGFWPLTVYFPVEMYITQKKIPKWSRRWIGLQIISVVCLVVSAVSVVGSVASIVVDLKKYKPFVTNF, encoded by the exons ATGGTTGGAAACTTATCCAGAACAAACCTGAGCCATCCTCGAAATTTAGACATGGTGGAGCACTCCATAGATGGTGGCACTTCACAGCCCGAATCCAAATTTTATGATGATGATGGCCGTATTAAGCGAACAG GAACCGTTTGGACTACAAGCTCGCACATTGTAACCGCGGTTGTAGGATCTGGGGTTCTGTCCTTAGCATGGGCCATAGCTCAGATGGGTTGGGTTGCTGGTACTGTTGCAATGCTCTTCTTCAGTGTCATCACTTGGTATACTTCAGCACTTCTAGCTGATTGTTATCGTTATGGAGACcaaaatatgagaaagagaAGCTATTCTTTCATGGAAGCAGTTCAGAATATTCTTG GTACTACCAATGCTAAGATTTGTGGGATAGTCCAGTACTCGAATCTTTACGGCACTGCAATAGGATACACAATTGCGGGTGCCCTTAGCATGAT GACGATAAAAAGGACTGACTGTCAACATTCCTCAGGCGGAAAAGACCCATGTCCCATTTCAAGCAACCCATATATGATCAGTTTTGGAGTAATCCAAATTTTCTTTTCTCAAATTCCAGATTTTCATCAAACATGGTGGCTCTCAATACTTGCAGCAATCATGTCTTTCACTTATTCCTTAATTAGTCTCTATCTGGGAATTACTAAAATTGCAG AGAATGGTACCATCAAGGGTAGTCTCACGGGAGTTAGTATTGGTACGGTGACAAAAGCTGAAAAAGTATGGGGAACTTTCCAAGCTCTTGGTGACATAGCCTTCGCCTATTCATTCTCTCAAATTCTCATTGAAATTCAG GACACCATTAAAAACCCACCATGTGAAGCTAAAACAATGAAGAAGGCTACAAAGATAAGTATTGGAGTTATCACAACATTTTACATGCTTTGTGGGTGCTCTGGCTATGCTGGTTTTGGAGACGCAGCACCTGGGAATCTGCTCACTGGATTTGGCTACTCTAAAGCATATTGGCTTATAGACATTGCTAATGCAGCCATTGCAATTCACCTTGTGGGAGCATACCAAGTGTATGCCCAACCCCTCTTTGCATTTGTTGAGAAAGGGACAGTGAAAAGGTTTCCCAAAGTTAACAAGCAATACAAAATTCCATTACCTGGTGGTTTTGCTCCCTACAATCTGAATTTATTTAGATTGATTTGGAGAACCTTATTTGTTATCTCAACCACTTTTATAGCAATGTTGATTCCATTCTTCAATGACGTTTTGGGGTTGCTTGGAGCATTGGGATTTTGGCCTTTAACAGTTTATTTCCCAGTGGAGATGTATATCACACAAAAGAAGATCCCAAAATGGAGTAGGAGATGGATTGGTCTGCAAATTATAAGTGTTGTCTGTCTTGTAGTATCAGCTGTTTCTGTCGTTGGCTCAGTGGCTAGTATAGTGGTTGACCTAAAAAAATACAAACCTTTTGTCACAAACTTTTAA
- the LOC130713970 gene encoding amino acid permease 3-like, with the protein MVVENASLASLSHRRDSGIEEAIDGVPIQTDSKFYDDDGRLKRTGNVWTTSSHIITAVVGSGVLSLAWSIAQMGWIAGPGVMIFFSVVALYTSSILAECYRCGDSHFGKRNYTFMDAVQNILGGFSVTICGIVQYLNLFGSAIGYTIAASMSLIEIRKSFCLHSSGGEDSCHVSGYPYMMAFGAIQLFFSQIPDFHNMWWLSIVAAIMSFGYSTIGLCLAVYKITETGSFMGSLTGISIGTVTPVQKVWAVFQALGNIAFAYSYSFVLLEIQDTIKSPPSEVNTMKKATKLSIAVTTTFYMLCGCMGYAAFGDSAPGNLLTGFGVTKAYWIIDIANAAIVIHLVGAYQVYAQPLFAFIEKEAAKKWPKIDKGFKVKIPGLPSYNQNIFMLVSRSVFVIITTLIAMLIPFFNDVLGVIGALGFWPLTVYFPLEMYIIQKKIPRWSTKWILMELMSVFCLLVSVVAGLGSVVGVLLDLQKYKAFSSDF; encoded by the exons ATGGTGGTCGAAAACGCTTCCTTAGCCAGCCTTAGCCACCGTCGAGATTCCGGCATTGAGGAGGCCATAGATGGTGTGCCTATACAAACTGACTCCAAATTCTACGATGACGATGGCCGTCTTAAGAGAACAG GAAACGTTTGGACTACAAGTTCCCACATAATAACAGCTGTGGTAGGTTCTGGGGTGCTCTCCTTAGCCTGGTCCATAGCTCAGATGGGTTGGATCGCTGGTCCTGGAGTGATGATCTTCTTCAGTGTCGTCGCTTTGTACACTTCATCAATTCTAGCTGAATGCTATCGTTGTGGCGATTCCCATTTTGGGAAGAGAAACTACACTTTCATGGACGCAGTTCAGAACATTCTTG GTGGGTTCAGTGTTACAATATGTGGGATAGTTCAGTACTTGAATCTTTTTGGAAGTGCAATAGGATATACAATTGCGGCTTCCATGAGCCTCAT AGAAATCAGAAAGTCTTTCTGTTTGCATTCCTCTGGTGGAGAAGACTCATGTCATGTGTCCGGCTACCCATACATGATGGCTTTTGGAGCAATACAGCTTTTCTTTTCTCAAATTCCAGATTTTCATAACATGTGGTGGCTCTCAATAGTTGCTGCAATCATGTCTTTTGGCTATTCCACAATTGGTCTCTGTCTTGCAGTTTACAAAATTACAG AAACGGGCAGTTTCATGGGTAGCCTCACAGGAATAAGCATTGGAACTGTGACACCGGTTCAAAAAGTATGGGCGGTTTTCCAAGCTCTTGGTAACATAGCCTTCGCCTATTCATATTCTTTCGTTCTCCTTGAAATTCAG GACACCATCAAATCTCCACCATCTGAAGTAAATACAATGAAGAAGGCTACAAAGTTAAGTATTGCAGTGACTACAACGTTTTATATGCTTTGTGGCTGCATGGGCTATGCTGCTTTTGGAGACTCAGCACCTGGGAACTTACTCACTGGATTTGGCGTCACCAAAGCTTATTGGATTATTGACATTGCTAACGCTGCTATCGTAATTCACCTTGTGGGAGCATACCAAGTGTATGCCCAACCCCTCTTCGCCTTCATTGAGAAAGAGGCAGCAAAAAAATGGCCCAAAATTGACAAGGGATTCAAAGTTAAAATACCTGGTCTTCCATCCTACAACCAGAACATATTTATGTTAGTTTCGAGGTCAGTGTTTGTTATCATCACCACTCTCATAGCAATGCTGATTCCATTCTTCAATGACGTTCTGGGAGTGATTGGAGCACTCGGGTTTTGGCCTTTAACTGTTTACTTTCCATTGGAGATGTACATCATACAAAAGAAGATCCCAAGATGGAGCACGAAATGGATTCTTATGGAATTGATGAGCGTGTTCTGCCTCTTAGTATCAGTCGTGGCTGGTCTCGGCTCAGTGGTCGGTGTTCTGCTCGACCTCCAGAAATACAAAGCATTCAGCTCAGACTTTTAA